The window TTATATCTTCAAGACTCTGCCCGAGAAGGGCTGTCATTTCATTTTTCTGTTCACTCATCTCTGTAGTGTAGAGAGAAGTCCTGCTGAGAGCAAGTCAGTAAAAGGCTGCTGTGTTTAATCTTCTCTTTGTTCTTTGATCAGCTGTCCTAATTTAATAACACCTTTCCTGGTCTCATCAGTTATGGGGGATGCAAAACTGATTCGAAGGCAATTGCTGTATCTTTTTCCGGTAGTAAATGCCTGGCCGGGGACAGTGCTTATTCCACATTCAATCGCATCCTCAAAAAGCTGAAGGGTATCTGTTGTGGTTTAAAAGTCAATAAATTGTATCTGTTTTGGTTTTTTATCTTTGGGTAGGCTGTGTGTACCATAAATATCCCGGAGGAACATTATGAAGAGTATAGTGATTCCTGTTCTGTTATTTGTCTTTACGGGAGTCATTCGAAATTATGTGATAGTTCATGAAGATATTAACACAAGAAAAATGACAGAAATCAAAGGCTGTGGACATTGTATCGGAGAAGATACTATCAACAGTCATAATCCCTTTCAAGAGTGGACCTGACAACATTACTGTAAGCTGCAGTATCGGAATTGCTCTGTCTCCCGATCATGGAAATAATCTGGAAATCTTGATAAAGAATGCTGATAAAGCGATGTACTGCAGCAAGAATTCCGGTAAAAACAGATACACGACCTTTGATTGATATCTGATAATGGCAGGTCAAGAACTCTTGGCATAATCCTCAAGAAGAGATTCAGGTACGGACCGTCCGTTCTTTTTCGCCCGGATCATCACATTCTTGTCTGTGTACCGGCTGGATACAAAATCAAAGATATCGACCCTGTATCCTTTCATTTCCAGAAGATGAGCTCTCAGAGTATCTGCCACCATATAAAGCACTTTGTCTTAAAAGATTTGAACCGGGTCACTCCTTTCAGTACCTGATTCTTAAAGCTTTTCTTCAGGCTGTGCTGACAGCAGGAAACCGACAGGATACACCGGGCATTAAGTTTCAATCACAGATACAAAGCCTTGTCGGTAGCAGTATCACAGGCATGCGGAGAATATGTGAGATCTACCGGACCATTATGCAAGGATATCACAGGTATGAAAATGCATTCCCGTGTAATCCAGAGACAATGCAATCTCACTTGAGTTGTTCATCAGACTCTTATTGATATCGATACAGTGGATTTCGATGTCCCTCTGACAGATTCTGTAATAAACCATACGGACACAACTCACCTGAATAGGTAATAATTGAGTTTGTCATATTGTGGTTTTATTACAGTTCCAGCTTCGCCTCTCATAACAAGGCTGTTCCGGGGGGCGTCTCCTATGATAAAAATCTGAATACCTTTTTACATACATCCCCATGCAGGTCAACGCAGGGATATCAAAACAAATGGATTACAACATAAAGGTAATGAGCAAAAACTCCGGCACAGAGTCCCCCGATTGTATGGGACAGGATGGCTTTGGAAGTCAGCTGCCGGAATCCTAGAGAATTCATCATGGCAATGTGGGTAGACAGATACCCGGACCAGCACATACCTATGGCAGTAAAAACAGCTATATCATTTCCGGAAATCAGGCCTTCATTCAGAAAACGGGGAACCAGGGCAAGGGCGGCCCCGACCGCTCCAAGGGCTGTAATCGGAAAGGCAATGGCATCGGGAGATTTGAAACCGAAGAGCAGTTTCATTGGATAATACAGGACCTTCCCCAGTAGAGGTAGAATTGGAACGCCCTGATAGGCTGAACCGTCATAGCCCTCCGCTCCCGAGCCGAATGTCATCATCAGGACAAGAGTACAGATAACAAGAACCCCGGGGATGATTTCAAAACCGATATCCAGACCGTTTTTTCCTCCTTCAAGGATGGCACTGAGCAGCCGTTGAAAGATGTTCCCGTCCCGAATCTCCCGGCCGATGGGTCTTTTGTCAGACCGTTCGGTAACAGACTCATCTTCTCCTGTGCCGAGTTCTTTCTTTGTAAAATACAGCATGATCCGAGTGGATACGATTGACCCTACAACCGCTCCGAGGTTGCCGATAAAGGTTTCATGAAAGAATCCCAGAGACATCATAAAAGCTGTGACGATCAGCCCCATGCCAAAAGCAGTACCGAAGTTGGCCAGAGCCGGTTTCTGATACTCTTTGAATCCTTCCATGAAGTGAGAATCCTTGGAGAGGGCGATAATAGCCGGGTTATCGGAGATATAGGTACTCAGAGCTCCGATGGCGGACACACCGGGCATTTTCCAGATGAGACGGATTACCGGAGCCAGTATCCAGTTAAGCAGTTCCAGGACACCGAATTCCGCCAGAAAGCTGCCGAAGGCTCCGGACAGAACAGTAATCGCCATTATAAAAAACACCGTGTTGAGCAGGAGATCATGGGCCGTAGCCATAATGGTGGAAAAGAAATTGGAAAGGCCCATTTCCCGGCCGAACAGAACGAGTACAGCCATAAGAAGAATCAATAGAAAAACAGTCTGAACTCCGAATGCTTTTTTTGTGCGCATGCAGTACCTCCGAACAGATATCCTTATACACCTGTCCAGAGGGTTTGTCTAGAAAATATTATCTCAGAAAGATGCTTTCATCCGGATGAAATACTGTGGTTGAGTCATATCAATGCTCCCTGCAGCTGTAACTGTCTCTCCCCCGTACTCCGTGTCCTTTTCACCCAGAAAGAGATATACACCTGTCTGAACAGTGAAGTCGGTCAAAAAGTCCCAGGAGAGTATGGGGATAAAGGCTGCTGATCCGTCATTAAGATTGATCAGAGAAGCCAGATCAAGGCGGCCGTCTGTCAGGAATCCCCACTCTACCCCGGCAAAAAAGTAGTCTTCTGCCAGAAGAGCCTGACGTCCGGAAAACAAATTTGCGATGTTATAGGCATTTTTATCGGTTACTCCACTGCCCTGATGGAAATATTCACCCCGGATGATCACATCCACTCCCGGTACAGGCCACTCTACCCCCAGCACTCCTTCCAGTGCTTCCCAGGCAGTCCAGCCTTTCTCCCCCGCATCCGGGAGGAGAAAGGCATTTTCCGTATAGATTCCCATTCCCAGAAAGGTGACAATACTGTCAAAAAGAACGTAGTATCCGTCCTCGGACTCACCTTCTCCGGAATAGTCAGCCACTTCTCGCAGGACACCGACAGCCAGATCCGCCGGACCGACCAGAGTCTTCAGACGGACTCCCCAGGGCAGGTTGGACACATGGCCGTCGGACAGCTTCACCAGGCTCTTGTGGGTTTTCTCCTGAAAAGCTGCATAGGTTTCCAAAGAGAGCCACCAGGAGGGGGCCCAGGAGGGAGCGATAGCAAAGGTCCCGGGAGTCTCTTCTCTCACAATATCCAGAAAGGCGGATGAATGGGCGCGTGAGCTGGGATTGAACACATATCCAGTTCCCCATGCAATAGGGATCTTCCCAAATTGCAGATCAAAGGAACCAGCTGTCCATCGGGCCCAGGCATGATCCACATCAAATGACTGAACATAATCGAAAGTCGGGATATCCGCCGGATCAAAAGGCAGGAGTCCGTAATCATTGTAAATGGCCCACACATTCTGGTTCCCCAGACTGCCCGTATAGGCGGTTTCCAGATGAAAGGAAAGATTCTCATGGGGGTTCCAATCCCCCTTAAGGCGCAAATAAAGGACATAACCCAGATTTCCTGTTTTGAGCTCCGCCCCGGCATAATTTATCAGATATCCATAGAGATCAAAAGGGGATTCATCTCCAGTATTTATCGCAGAAAGAGGGAAGCACCCCGCCCCAGTAAAGAACAGCACAAATATAAACATTCCTGTCAGGATCCGGCCGAACGGCCGAACCTGTATCAATTGAATTTGTTTCATACAGCATCTCACTTCCAGAACCGGTTGGGATTGAACACACCCTCATCCAGAGAGATATTCCAACTGGCATCCTGCATCTCGATCACCGTCCGGGACTTTTTCCGGTAATCAGTCATGATTGTTCTGCCGGGAACATCCCGGCCGTCTATGGTCCTGAAATTGTCCATGAACATTTCCTTTGCAGCATCCTCTCCATCAATCCAGTAAAGGACGCGTTCCAAAAGATACCGGTCTTTGCTGATCACAACTTGGATTCGCCGATAGGTGGAAATTTTTCTTGGAATACCTTCCAGTGTCCAGGTTTTCCGGTTTCCATCAATCAGAGAGAAAGAGTATTTTTCCAGCCAGTCTCCGGCACTTAGATCCTCATAGGAAAAATCACCTCCTACTCCCTGAACCGAGTCATCCTTGGATCTGGAAGCTATTTTCCTGACACGTCCTGTAGATGGAAAGTAAATCCACTGATCATCACCCAGAGAGAGAAGGCTGAGACCATTCAGACTGCGGGGTTCAGTGAATACCATGACAGAGGAATCATTCCCCCGTCCTTTACCGTTAAAGCTGTAGCGTCTGACATCACGTTCATTCCGTATATCCGGATAAACCAGCATCAGCATCTCTGAGCTGCTGGTTTCCACAAAACTCCGTTGATCCATCTCCAGAATGATTTCATCAGCTGTTTGAGAAAATAGAGGATTCAGAAGCAGACAGTATAAGCAGCTCAGCATTATTGCAGGTTTATTTTTCATATGAGATCTCCTTCATTATTTCGTTGTCCATTTGTATTTCACCGGTATTGACCGGATCTTCAGAATTATCCAGAATGGCTGGAAGAATCAGATAGCTCGCAGCCAGACAGGACGCAATACCAAAAGCCAGAATGGTTCCCATGGAGGCGATGGAGGGGAACTTTCCGATCAGCCCCAGTGAACCGAATCCTATCAGTGTGGTCATCCCAGAAAGAAAGACAGCCTTACCGGTGGTCCTATAGGTTTCCCGTATTGAGGCCTCCACATGATTACGATGGGTCAGATGAATTCCAAAATCGATTCCCATACCGATAACCAGAGGGATCACCACCAGGTTCAGAAAGTTGAGTGATTGTCCCATCAGAACATACAGCCCCAGCATCCAGATAATTCCAACTACAAGGGGTGTGATCGCTCTGACGACCAGATGAACACGTCTCATCGTGAATCCCAGAAAGATCAATACGGTCAGAAAGATAAACACACCTGAAAGAAGAGTGGCCTGAACCGCTTCATCCATCCAGGCAATACCAATTTGGGTGGAACCTGTAATTCCAGGATGAATCCGGGCCAGACGGTCATTGAATCCCGTCATGGTTTCAGCGTTGTCCATAATCCCGTTCCTGGGGTAGATATAAACTAGATTGGTTATACCGTTTTCGGCAAAAAACATTCGGTAAATATCATCTGGAAGATCTTCTACCGTAACTGGCCGGTCAGGACTGGTCATGATACGGATTCTTTCATCCAGAGCGGGAGCGAATGACTTGTCCAGTTCTGTCAGTCCGGAGGCAGCCAGAAGGGGATCGGATAGAAGCTGGCTGATGAGTGTCTGGAAAATTT of the Oceanispirochaeta sp. M1 genome contains:
- a CDS encoding diguanylate cyclase domain-containing protein produces the protein MDIVSEKILSTVIIPFKSGPDNITVSCSIGIALSPDHGNNLEILIKNADKAMYCSKNSGKNRYTTFD
- a CDS encoding outer membrane lipoprotein-sorting protein: MKNKPAIMLSCLYCLLLNPLFSQTADEIILEMDQRSFVETSSSEMLMLVYPDIRNERDVRRYSFNGKGRGNDSSVMVFTEPRSLNGLSLLSLGDDQWIYFPSTGRVRKIASRSKDDSVQGVGGDFSYEDLSAGDWLEKYSFSLIDGNRKTWTLEGIPRKISTYRRIQVVISKDRYLLERVLYWIDGEDAAKEMFMDNFRTIDGRDVPGRTIMTDYRKKSRTVIEMQDASWNISLDEGVFNPNRFWK